DNA from Aphis gossypii isolate Hap1 chromosome 3, ASM2018417v2, whole genome shotgun sequence:
ttattaattaaagtttcGTGTAAGACTTTTGGGAAAATGATCTTAAAAAATTACGATATCTTCGACGCGCGGTAATCCGGTAACCGTTTCGGCGGCGCCATCCGTGCGCGGCTCGGATCGCGAACGGAACGGTGTCCAAAGGCGCACTTGCCGGGCAGCAGATAGCGCTTGGAGCAGGGACCGtaagattaaaaacatatacttatagttactcctacacataataatatattctaatctGCGGTAACGTTGTTATTGATCCGTCGAGATAAACCATCGTCCGCCCACTATCATGATAACGGCAGACTTGTTGATCTGCTACCGTCGAGTTCGAATTGTCACAGCTACGGCAGCTGCTGTTGCGCGCATCCGTCGCCGGAAACCGTTGTCGTTCTGTGCTTTCCGGAAGCCATTCCGTCTGTGATGCTTCTGTGCCCGTCGTGGTAAGTGCCATTGGGACGAGCACTGCACCACATCCATGTCGGTCACCATGGCCTGGACCGCACTGGTTGCGTGCAGTTCCTTTTGCCTGCTGACCGTCACCACAGCCAGTTTGCTGTCTGGTACAGACTATCAGCCGCCGTCCGCCGACGACCAGCCGCTGGCCACCGATGATCAGTCGCAACAGACGTTGGCCCAGTTTCAGCAGATGGCCACAGACCAGGTGAGAATACTTCTCCGGGGTAATATCGATATGCCGTACGATTACATACCTAATAGAGTAAATTGCAATGTATCTTGTGGAAGACATGTTAGGTGGATGAGTGGTGAAGACTTGATGTTGCTGTTGTGGCACCGTTtaccttgttttttttttactgtggtGTAAGAACCGATTTTTGGGTTTGGGCAAAACCTTTagaatatttacacattttacatCCTTTAagttggtaggtacctatataatgtttcaaattttaatttataagtaaaaaactaaaatctgCTGCTATTTCTATTGCTTTTAGATAGAGTTAATCGTTGCAAGTCAACACCGTTGCccattaactataatatccgataattattttgattatttaatagttacagTGTAATACAACTATTGTAGATAACATATGTTACATTGCAGAATTGTCATCTTATGTATcttgttttaagtattataccaGTACATCTTTTTGTcatacaacaaattattagaGATCCTATGTAGAATAAATCCTTTAGAATACTTtcacattaacatttttataatatcatgtccaataatattcaaaagcaACTGTAATTGCTATTGCATCTACATTTCTGGCCTCAGATTGATGTTCCAGAgtacatcatatatatattataattaaacacatttataacattaaagtagataataatatgattttttttttatatacctacatcataacattattttgtttagttataTGGTCAGAATCAAGTGGATAGTGCTCGTAATACTCAGGATATTACTGACAACTCGAATGTTGACGTATCTCACCAATTtcgtaagtatttaataagtatctaatcattttagatattttaccagatatatttttttaagctcgCAGAGAGAATACAAGATTAGGTACTTTGgtgaattttataaagtatttataaatcactgttaaatattaaatttattttaactaagaaCACAATAAGTGGTTGatttgaatgttattatttaaaataattgttcaaataggtatattgtaaatattaatattgaataccttattaaataataaatgaaatttagattttacacaaatataatctaataagTAGTAAGCTTATTAAATGTCATATTTCATACAAACAAATGTAAATGTCTCTCTGCAGATGTATTCGACATGATATATAGTGTcctaggtaatattatttattttatttaaatttttttgatttttgacagATTTACATGAATCTTCTGAATGGCCTTTTCCacataaaattgataacagTATTGGGCAAATTTCTGGTGTTTCCATAAGCAAAGACAATCTGGTATATATATTCCATAGGGGTGATCGAGAATGGAatcaaactacattttttgaaaacaatgtgttcagagataaaaataaaggaCCTATTTCTGAACAAGTAGTTGTTATACTGGATCCAAAAAATGGTTCAGTAATTAAAAGATGGGGTAGTCacaggtataatatatcatgaaagatataaaatgtttataaataagatgattaatacattgattttgttatagattttatatgcCTCATGGTATTACTGTTGatcatgaaaataatgtttggtTGACTGATGTTGCTCTTCATCAAGTATTCAAATTTGATCCTAGTTCAGGAAATGTATTAATGACTTTTGGTACTGCATTTGAACCTGGGACAGACTCAAACCAGTTTTGCAAACCTACATCAGTAGCAGTAACAACTAGTGGTGAATTCTTTGTAGCAGATGGATATTGTAATTCtcgaattattaaatattctgctGAAGGACAAGTACTGTTACAATGGGGCCGATCCACTTTAGTCACAGGTTGATAAAAAatggtaacatattataaacaaatgcagtccatttacttaaatttcaaatattttaaacatgtagtgctaaaatataactttaacaGTGTAACTAagtattctatttattattatttttagtttcttttaattattggttgttgttgtatgaaaaaatatatagattgtgtattatgaataaaatttaagtttaatatctttatttaccAAATTGTATAAGTTTCAAActgagtattatatttatttctagataatgtgttataagttaatcgtttatatttatgggtatattatgaaacataaatatacaataccaaTAATACCAAGCAgactattgtatttattagacttactaataacaattattgctttattatagagtattgtatagtatatagttttaattttttttacattaaacaatTCAAAACAGTTCCCTTAACTCTTTTGTTTCAAacaaagtacaattttttattcatattatgaattttcatgataactttctttaaatatattattctaatatccattaatcttattttaaaataattattatgatgtatcaattctcaaataaagaaaataaataattttataaaatgatatacataaatactaaaacttctacttcaaatgttttattatattaacatttttttaaacattgtgttaattattaatatcttgtGCAGAGGATATTTTACTAGTTATTGAACTATgagtatttaacattatttaaaggaATAAAACAGTTACATATCTTACttcttttgttaataataactaaatattagttctaaaaaacaagttttatattataatcttattttaattttctatttagtggtattaatttttttataatttaaggtgAAATGCTTGTGCCTCCTTACCAATTGTGGATTCCACACGATTTAACATTGGCCGAAGACAAAGAGGTGATATGTGTTGCTGATCGTGAAAATAGcagattattatgttttaatattaacagcGGAATTTtccaatttgaaattaatccaCAAATAGTTCAACGTTTATTTAGTGCTGCATATTCACCAGTGGCtggtacatataatttattaatggctAATTTGTgtaaagctaaaaaaaataatgcttatTACTTTTTGGTAGAAAGTTgtctgttttatataaattaacaaccaTATATAATGCTGTAATAAAATGACAAAGAATAATCTGtactttaaaagtattattttttgtactttcacataatatttagttttttatgtttaatcacttatcttgtatattttaggtggattattttatgtacttaatgataaaaatatggatATAGTAACTGAGACATTAGCACAAGGAATTGTAATCAATGCTACATCAATGGAAGTAATTGGACAATTTCatcctaaaaataatgaatttttacgACCTCATGATATGGCTGTAAGCCCAGATGGAACATCTGTTTATGTTGTGGAACTTATAAGATCTCATATACGGAAATTTGTGTTAGGTAAATAACAGTACttcatttaattcaatgactttttttattatttatgtaatattgtacttacttATGCTTTAGATTCAGATAtccaaaacaaatttataaatcaaagtaatgattcatataaattttcattcaatgatataatgtTGAACAAATATAACGTTTTAGAAAGTAagttcaaaattgaatttagctattttaaaataacattaattataattcataattttactaatgatAACTAATAGTGATATCTATTTTGcaactttaaattaagttttataattttatgatttgtgtattttaatatacaaatactattatagaataacaatgtataatattttatattagtgttgtctattggtaaaaatttaacaataaaaatggaaaGTGTTAAATCAACacacactttaaaattatgttttatttttcacttacACAATTTTGTATCAGTATTAATGTTTCTTctcatttatttgtataaagtttttataagtaaaaacaaggatttcatattttagatttttaatctatgcgattataacaattttactaaGCAAATGATGTACAATTTGTACATaccgaattaaaattaaatattaaaataatacaaagatttgaaactatattattaaattagcatGACTTGTGATGATAAgccaaaattttattatatggacATTGAATTTTGATACACATTTTaggtcaaaaaataataaaatattattttatttcattatttaaattggttttacaaattatttttttttaagttttattttactggGCAGATAGCGCCACCAGTATAATCCTATTTCTGTATTTTACtttcaaagtaaaaaatt
Protein-coding regions in this window:
- the LOC114128973 gene encoding peptidyl-alpha-hydroxyglycine alpha-amidating lyase 1-like, whose protein sequence is MSVTMAWTALVACSSFCLLTVTTASLLSGTDYQPPSADDQPLATDDQSQQTLAQFQQMATDQLYGQNQVDSARNTQDITDNSNVDVSHQFHLHESSEWPFPHKIDNSIGQISGVSISKDNLVYIFHRGDREWNQTTFFENNVFRDKNKGPISEQVVVILDPKNGSVIKRWGSHRFYMPHGITVDHENNVWLTDVALHQVFKFDPSSGNVLMTFGTAFEPGTDSNQFCKPTSVAVTTSGEFFVADGYCNSRIIKYSAEGQVLLQWGRSTLVTGEMLVPPYQLWIPHDLTLAEDKEVICVADRENSRLLCFNINSGIFQFEINPQIVQRLFSAAYSPVAGGLFYVLNDKNMDIVTETLAQGIVINATSMEVIGQFHPKNNEFLRPHDMAVSPDGTSVYVVELIRSHIRKFVLDSDIQNKFINQSNDSYKFSFNDIMLNKYNVLENCSGLRENSGKQILVIMLVIAVGLFFTAAIFVTVLIYTRTKSIANRKEAAFSRWQPRTLNAADGFTLGNIFNKKQRAGFEKLATVEVSEDDDDDDDDNDLNVRA